The Hippoglossus stenolepis isolate QCI-W04-F060 chromosome 1, HSTE1.2, whole genome shotgun sequence DNA segment TTGAAAGTGAGTGAAAGTTAAGTTTTTTAACTCAATATTCAAAGCACTTATGTATTATACCTCTTTATCATGCTTACACAACACATAAGCAATATATCAACAGGAAgactttgttatattgctagTGATGAAAATTATACTGGGATAATTATTGTAATCTCTTTTTAATCGCCCAGCTCTATTTGTTTGTATCATTTAATTCCTTACTCTAATTTTTAGCTGCTGTCAGGTGTATtgtctgatgtgtttttgttctctctgCAATGACAATAATAGAAATTATACCATATTCTATATACATTTACAgaacatacaaatataaattgGCCCTGTTTATAATCTAAGTCATACACTGGGTGCGGGTTTATTTTTTGGCCAAGTCGCCACGTCTTGTGTCAGTAAATGTAAAAGCACCTTCGTGGCCCCATTTTGAATTATGATAGTTGCACTGATAAAATGCACTGATGCAGTGTTCCCTTCTTGTCGAGAGGAGGCGCAGTACTTTTCAGTCATGACTGTTACTTGCAGCATCTGAGGAACAATATAACACAGCTTAGCACGTATCGGCAGTGAgtatttatagtttatatatttatatatatatagagccAGCAGAGCAGATAGAGGATGGGGCAGAGAAGAGGGCTGAACAACCAGCTGCTCTGACCTCATGAGCTCTGGGCTGTCCAGCTGTTGCTCGTCTTCACACATAACTGAACTTTACTCTTATACTTTAAGTTGATCTACATAATAAAAAAGCTGCTCGGGTTCTCCAGTCTTACCATGTTAGTAGAAACCAAACTTAGAAACAGCTCCAGCAGTCCGGCGGCGGGGACTCTTCTCCAGTCGACGTGTTCCCCTCAGTGGTTCATTCCTCTGCGGGGGAAACAACAACAGTCCCGTTCCTCTCAGGGTGTGTGGCGGTGGATAAAAAGTACAGGATGTAGTTTGTATCTTCACACTCTCTGGGTTTGCTCCATTGATCTGAGACGCTTCTCTTCACTGAAACCACTCCTTGCTGCTTTGTCCAGCACTGACGTCATGCCGGGGGGAAACCAGGCTGCTCAGTGCAGACCCCCGGAGTTAACTGTTTGAACGCACCGGCCGTGAACGCACCTCCACTCTGCTGCAGTGGATCATATAAtcaaagtttgtgtttgtgtgtgtatgtgtgtgtgtgtgtggagagacaCTGTCTGTGGACACCCGACATCACTTTTAATATCTATACCATTATGGTGTGACTTTGATTTATCACACGGTCCATGAACGCACCACTGCAGTTGACACAGTATATAGCTgggtgatgttttattttctattttctgtttttatgtctgagcactttgtaaacacgtttttgaaaagtgctgtataaagtTTATAACTATTTCATATGGTCAAGGTAAAAGGCATAATATCTGTCTCGTCGATAAATAACACATTATGGCTGGTATTATGGCAATATCACTTTCTTTTGCTTTTGCATTGTCAGCGACCTTTAACTGATGTTGTTTGATTTGATCTGCTGTCTCTGATTTTAGATCCAAAATTTGCTATCTTTGATTTTGAAATAGTTTGCATTGATTTGCTTCTTGTGTTTTGTattcttatatttatttgtcctctttgtgaagctCTATGTAATGGCTGTTTGAAAGGTGCtgcagaaatacatttattattattaatattattattattattaatatatatatattaatacagtAATAgtgttgttaataataataataatataagaagaatatcaaaataaacaattcatATCAGTCTCGATTATAATCACTACAGGGACGATATTATGGGGATATGCCATAAAGTGTTATgaagaaaacatatttcacataATTCAACATTGATAAATATCACAATAAATCtcttatatacatacatatgtattagttaaaacaaatagtttgataaacacttgataaacagcaaaacattgaTCCAATCTGAGGTAGATCCATTTTGTATTATACTTCCTCACTTTGCTTACACAATGCTTAACCGTGATATCAAAACATACATTGACCTTTTGTTATCTTGCTACggatgaaaattatattgctaTAATTACATAAAAAGAGATGTATTTAAATGACCACTTtccactttgtgttttcattaacatGGATTTGTGGATATAAAGCTCTACGCTTTGTGAGCAGAGATTCTTCTGATAAATACACTTCTAGTTGGACTGGTGATCGTTTAAACACAGACAGTACAACTGCTGTCTGGAACCACATTTGACCAAAACATTACACAGCTTTGGAAAATCCTGAATATGCAACAGGAAAATCAATTTGGAACatggtggaggagaaagggacACAAGGAGAAGACAGAAAGCAAGAGGAAGAGTAtgcacatggtgtgtgtgtgtgtgtgtgtgtgtgtgtgtgtgtgtgtgtgtgtgtgtgtgtgtagtacagtTTTCCAGTGATTAATAGACATAGATACATTGGGGAACACAGAGTGGTAAAATCTCCTCATTTTGCACAGGGGACGTGAACGTTCCTTGGACCACCTGACTAAAACCAGGAAGTGAATCGACTGTCAACAATAAAACGGTGAGTGTGCAGTTATTCTATAAAAGTCTTGTTTCTGTTCGACATTTATTTCAATGCTATCAACGCGTTGTTCAAACCAGCGATACTACACTCACAGCTCGCGTCTAGCTCAGCAAACCGAAGTAGTTATGTAGCTAAGGCTAAGTAGCTAACCGTCGTTGCGAACACAGCttgtcctccctcccccccatAAAGAAACGTCAACCTATTAATGTTAAGAGTTTCcacttttacaaacaaaacaaaaatatgaatgataaTATGTGACTTTCAGCGAACACATTGACAGTTCATGTCCTCACAGTCATTTCAGCAGCTAGCTTACTGAATGATGCTCCCATGTCAAGACAtgtctcttgtgtctctgtgatGGGACAGATATGATGTCATCAGACTGGCAATTGTCTCTGAAGCTGGCGGATCGGCCCAAATCCACCTTCCACTTCCCCGACATGATGCCCGGAGATGTTTCCCCCGGAGGATACAGAGTCGCCACCTTGAAACAACTTGTGGCCGCTCAGCTCGCAGACTCCATCCCGGACCCTGAGCTCATAGGTCTGTTACAGCTGTGgctgaaatgtgtctgtgtttgtgtttgtgtttgtgtttgtgtttgtgtgagcgaCTGGCAACACAACATCTCCACTATTGTGCCATGTGATCTTCtcattgtgtgttcatgttgctGATCAGAGCTGGTCCACTGTGGGCGGAAACTTAAAGATGATCTCACACTGGACGCCTGTGGGATTCAACCAGGATCCACCTTGCACATCCTCAAAAAGACTTGGCCGGAGCCAGAGAACaatccaggtgtgtgtgtgtgtgtgtgagagtgatatttgtgtttgagtATTGTCCGTGAAACTGAGAATCTGAatctaattgtgtgtgtgtgtgtgtttcttctccaGAGCCTGTGAACAGAGCGACTGCAGCCAGAGAGTTCCGAGTGTTTCATGCTGCTCTTCACTCTCTCAACTCTTCCTACAGAGACTCGGTGAGTAGGAAACACAGTGTCCAGCAAGTAAGAGCCAACAGTGAGCTGCCCTGGGAAGTATTCTCCCTACAAAGCTCCAGAGAGTGTAAATGATGAACTAAAGTATCTGCTGAAACTGTTGCAAGTacatttcagtcaatgtttAGAAACTAAGTATTCACGTGATTTCTCTTTATCCCCAAATATGTGCTCATTCTTTAGGATAAAATCTCAGTCTTTGGTTTAGAGCTTGTTTAGATTTACTGGCCTGGTAATATACTCTGTCTCAAGAGAATCCTGATGTTATCCCTCCATTATCGCCTGCCGCAGGgtggctggagccaatcccagctgacattgggcaaaaGGCAGGGTCCACCCTGGACATGTCTCCAGTGTATCGCAGGCTTGGCatgtggagacaaaaaaaacacaaaaccaatcACGCTCACATTCAAACCTATACAGACAATTTGAGTCTCCAATGAAAATaggctgcatgtctttggactgtgggaggaaacccaGAGACAACCCACACAGACCTGATGAAATCCTAATGATCATATTCTACATCTCTGATCTTTTTGAAAACTTTGCACAATTGTCATTAAATTAGACACGGTTGGGTGAGGACATAGAGTTCATCCTCTCCTCAATCCAAACCTCGTCTGTGGGATTTGACCCAGACAATAAACTGCATCCAACAGAGTTTGGGAACTTCCTCATGCCTCACACATAGTAAAACATTAATGATGTCGTCCTTCACTGTAGAATGCAGGAATGCATTTGGGTGTTTTTGTTGCACTAGTTTTTGGTCTTTGACCTGAAATCTATTTGACTTGAGAAATCTGTGCAGCTGCACATGTGTCCACAGCTGTTTACTTCTGATAGGATCACTGTAGCTCGATTTTAGTGGGAACAGAACCCGGGCGGCTCAGAGCTGCTCAAAGATTATCTGTCACAGAAACAGGTTCGGCTGTTGAAGTCTGGCAACTTCCTGATACTCTGTAAACCTACCAGACACAAATAGTTtgagtgaaaaagagagaggtcAGATAGGAAAGGGCATATAATTCATCCACAAACTGGTTCTGGCAGCTCACTCATTGATACAGCTTCACAGATGTTGGCACAAATACCCGATGTGTTGATGGAGATTCTGGTCAGCAGCCGATGGGGTCATCTCACAAACCATTGAGATCGCAACAGAGCACTGAAGAAATGTTTCAACCAACGACAGACCTCAGCATCTGGAGAGGATTCCTCTCACAGCAcggttttattttgtgaaaaataaagCAATATTACTAAACTCTGACAGCAGAACCAATCCTGGAAATACACCAGAGATTTACTGTGTTGTTGAGGATTCATATATTGAGCGCTGtattatgatttaaaatgtttgggCAGTGAAGTGGTTCCATTTGTTGCTGCTCATTTCTGTCTGACATGCTGTCGGCTCGCTGGTTTATCTCCATCCAGGAGATCGACAGCCGCACATAAAACATCGGTGGCGGTAGTGGGGAACTAATTCTACTTTACTTAAAAAAACTACATATaattctgaaataaatgatttacaatATGTGTGTAGACAATATTGCTAAAATGgcactttctgtctgtctcccacACATAGGTTTATAAAATGCTAACGAATAAAGAGTCGTTGGATCAGATCATGGTGGCCACTCCGGGACTCCGCACAGACCCAATCGCTTTAGGTGAGACCTGCTCGGTTGTATTTGATTATCCcgtgtaaatatgtaaatagtAACATTTGCCCCGTGGATCTGTTCAGGTGTTCTCCAAGACAAAGACCTCTTCGTGCAGTTCACAGACCCGAGCATGTTGGATATGTGAGTGCTGCTTGTCTTTGTTATTTTGTCTctggcacacacatacacaatcgTAAGCCTATTTAATTTCACATCTCTACTTTGTCTGTCGCCAGATTAATCAGTTCACACCCAGCGCTTGTCAACGCCATCATCTTGGTCCTGCACTCTGTGGCGGGCAGTATGCCCACGCAGTCCAGCGCCAGCTCGTCTCGCAACGTCTCTGCCAGTTCCTACAGTGATATGCCTGGTCAGTTAACCAACAGTAAAACTAATAATAGTAATACTAATAACTATTAGTTTGCTGTTGAAAAGCaccaaatatgaaaacaacTGAATTTACGTGGTAATAGTAAACATATTATTGATAGCAGTATAGTGTCTGGTCTTTTAAAATTGATCACTTATGTTTGAGATTAAAATAGTTCTTTTGATTCACCTACAATAatcagtttttgttgtttccactAAAAAACGTATGGCTCATTATTTGTATTCCCCAGGAGGCTTCATGTTTGAGGGCATGTCTGACGACGAGGACGATTTCCAATCGGTGAGTCCCTGTGGTTCCTGCTCGTCATCAGACATCAGTGATAATCCTGAGGTCATTAGGTTATACCTGtgtttctaaatgtgtgtgACAGGGAAGCCCAGCCGGACCCTCCAGCAGAGCTGGGGGCTCAGCAGGAATTCGACCAGTGTCTCTGAGCCACAGCGGAGCCGCAGGCCCTCGACCAATAACGCAGAGTGAGCTGGCGACCGCTTTGGCCCTCGCCAGCACGCCGGACAGCAGCGCAGTCACTCCCACGACAGCAAGCCAGGTgagatttatttacatttcaaaaatatgtaCAAACCATTGCATATGTTCTGTTTCAACCACTGAACTGATGAACATCAACTGAGAGAAATCACCAGAGCATTTCAACCTCAACCAGGCTAAAACTGTGCAGCAACgattcacacttcacacacacatattagacctgatgacatcaaatgaatcacatttaaaagcaataaGCTGGTTACTGTGGTCTGTAACAGGCTTGATGGTGTTAAAAAGCACTCTGCGTTGGTTTAAGTTAGAATTTATCAGGTTGGACAAAATCAAACCTGGCTACACTCCTGCAGATAATACttttatctttgctttttttcccttaaCTGTATTTCTGTACTTGATGTAGTCGGACCCCTCCAGTGGCGTAGCCCCGATGCCAGCAGGGACCCCGGTCAGTAACGATCTGTTCAGCCAGGCTCTACAACAAGCTCTGCAAGCCACCAACATGTCCGCTCTGCAGGTGAGACTGTGAGCCGGCCGACTCATCCCCATATTCAGTTCATGGAGGGAAATGTGCTTGGGAAATGTTGTAACGTTTAAAGTTATTCGTATTTTAGTGGTATCAGTTGAAGGTATGTTCTACGCCTGCAGAACTGTTAACACAGGGTGATCTTTAGACTAATCATAATGTGTTTGGGTTTGACCAGGGACGCT contains these protein-coding regions:
- the LOC118106518 gene encoding ubiquitin-like protein 7; translation: MMSSDWQLSLKLADRPKSTFHFPDMMPGDVSPGGYRVATLKQLVAAQLADSIPDPELIELVHCGRKLKDDLTLDACGIQPGSTLHILKKTWPEPENNPEPVNRATAAREFRVFHAALHSLNSSYRDSVYKMLTNKESLDQIMVATPGLRTDPIALGVLQDKDLFVQFTDPSMLDILISSHPALVNAIILVLHSVAGSMPTQSSASSSRNVSASSYSDMPGGFMFEGMSDDEDDFQSGSPAGPSSRAGGSAGIRPVSLSHSGAAGPRPITQSELATALALASTPDSSAVTPTTASQSDPSSGVAPMPAGTPVSNDLFSQALQQALQATNMSALQGRWQSQMQQLRDMGIQDEELMLRALQATEGDIQAALELIFAGGPGL